Below is a window of Scatophagus argus isolate fScaArg1 chromosome 24, fScaArg1.pri, whole genome shotgun sequence DNA.
CCTGCAGACTGCCCAAACTTCTGTTTGAGTGACACTCGGCAATCAGCAAACTTTCTTTCAATCAACAATCTTTCTCCATAGTCGCTCAGTCCACCTTTAATAGTCCAGTATCTTTTATTAGAGGATGTAAGAAACATATTCCCACCACTTTctcttcattgtgtttttttttttttttcagacgCGTTTTCATGCCACTGAGAATAATTTACGCCAGTGGTGTGATCCTTTCTCATGATCCTTTCCCTGTGTTCTTTAAGTGTTCTGGAGGGGCGTCAGTGAGGTGGGGTTGGAGGGTGcacaggaaggaaaaggagtAGCTGGGAAATCTCATCGAGGCTCCTCAGTGAACGAGAGACACCCCAGTCAGGATCTGGGCGTCTCAGGGTCGCAGACTCCAGCGGCCCATGTTTCTGGGTGAAGCAGGCATGATCACATTAACGTGGAACCCgttctgtttttctcagaatTTGACACAATCAGGCGTACAGAGAGGGACTTGAAAGAGTACATGCAAGAAGACATGCATCCAAacaggaggagatgaaaagaaaagaaagaggaggaaggcagTTCAGCCTTTGGGCTCATATATATCCCCAGGAAGTGAGAAATAACTTCTTCCTGACGTAGATGAGCATGAGGCTAATTAAAACTGAGCGGACTGTTTCTGTGGGTCAGACAGCTTCTGTGAAGCAGCAGCCCCGCATGTTTTCCTGGAATgataaaaatatcagtattaTTTCAGCCATGTTACCAGCAATGCTCAAGAGATGGCAGTGCCAGtctgtcagtccaccacttaAATCCAAGCTGTGGGATTGATTCCCTGAGATGAGGTTCAGGCGTTCGTGATTTCCAGTGGATGAATCTAACTGGCTTTTTCTCTAGCGCCTGCAGCAGGATGACTAATTATTTATGGCCAAATATCTGCAAACTTTGTCTTTCAGCAAATAAGAAAACCTAACATCATAAACTAActggggggcagccgtggcctagaggttggagaagcggcttgtgattggagagtcaccggttcaattcccccaccggacgggcaggaaaaatttgggtgtggtggagtgattaatgtgaaaaatgctcccccccttcattagccggctgatgtgcccttgagcaaggcacttaaccccccaatatgctccccgggcgcttgatgctgcccactgctcctgtgtgtgtttcactgcatgtaatttgccgggtgttgcatgtgtgtgttcaactaaggatgggataaatgcagcagtcaaattcagtatgtgtgtatgtaaaaatatatatatactgtcaataaaagttgattattcttcttcttcattcttcttctaaAATGGTGAACACAGTAACCACTAtagcattagcatgttagcattgtgaGGATGGCTCTTTGTACACCTCTGGGACTCTGCCTCTTCTTCATTTGTATCATGACTTCATCACCTGTGAAGCAGGAACAATGAAAATACCATAAATGGGCCTGACCTGCAGGAAAGGTTTAAGGGAGTTCTGGGGTTTGTAGGCCTTGAATTTCAAAGCCTTCATTGAGCAACATCAAAAAACATCTGCCCATCAGATTTAGCGGCAGGCTGCGACGTCACCAACTGCGGGAAAACTGGACAGtgattttctctcattttaatttatgaGTTGCTGCTGACACTATTGTCTCCAACTCAGCTGCTTGCATATGTTTGCATATTGCAAAAGTTTAATCGAAAAGTGCAGCAGTGTTTTGTAAAACTGCCCTGTGGAGCTCACAGAAAAGTACAGTTGAGATGCCTTCATCACCACTTTTACCCCAAATTTTCCATGCTCGAAATGAAAATAGCAGCCCCGGCTAAAAATGACCGCCTCGACAGATGTGGAGCGAGCCCGGGCTGCAGGAAACGGCGAGAGTGTCACGTCTTTCAGCgagagcacagaggagaggTCGACCCAGGAACATGTGCTGCATGAACTTTggctctttttcttcctgtaaggacgccttctctctccctctctctggctcccttttcatctcacacactcacacacccgcatgcgtgcagacacacactgaaacgGTGTGCAGTCAAGGCGCCTTTGTCCCACTTTTGTAAATCAGTAAGACAgaattttgttgtatttcaaaGAATAAGCACTAATGCAGGGTGGCTACAGcttaaattttaatttctttgccatttttttcttattttattttgagatcAGGTTTATTGTGTTCAACCACTAGAGCGCTGCCATTTTTTCCTGTCAAAGTCCATCCATGCTCACGCAAAGGATAGACTTTGTCTCCCTCTAGGGGTGAGATGGATTAATTTCAGGCCTCATTTTACTGCTCATGAGGGGGGGAACCGAGTGTTTAACCAACATTTCTGCCTTTGTGcgatttttttgtttgtttgtttgttttttgagagGGGAAGAGCACAGTAAATCCAAAGAAAGACATTTATTCCACATCCGTattcaacaacaaacaaataatttgcAATTTACAGTCATATGTTGCATTTACAGAAGTTTATAAAGGAGATACAAAGATTTTCTGTTGAAAGAATAAATGAGtttctgcacaaaacaaaataatttaggTTCAAGCatgattttcatcttttatttcattaaagttAATAACTACACTCATTTCTTTATCAGCTCTTGCCCCATCCAGACCTCTGAACATGCATTTACTGGAAAAAgccaaatgtttttattcactaGGAATGTATTcattccccccaaaaaaacaaacaaaaaaaaaaacaaatctcttaAATTTTTAATGGTATTGGTTGTTTTTCCAGTTCATGCAAGTTTACAGTCCATCTAGacccctctgtgtttttttatttctgtttcatggTCGCACCTCAGACTTTTTTTCCACCCACATGCATTTCCCTGTACAGTACTGTGCTCTTGATTGTGAATGTACCAACTGGTGAATAAATTATGTCAGCATCCTACCTCTCACACAGGCCTCATACGCTGGCAGGTAGACTTCAACAGCTTTGGGGAAATGCAACCACGTGTGAGGAATGGCGGAAATAAAACCTCTAACCTTCATCGACTCGTAAGTCCATATGCTATAATTTCTGGTGACGATGTTACTcctcttaaaaaaaatgatatttctGTCCATCTTACATTGGGGGAAGTGTTTTTAAGAGAAGCACACAGGGCCTATGTCCAGGCCAAACTCCTGATTGGCTTTTCCAATATCCATGGGGGCCAAGTCCACCACGGGCAGCCTGGCTGAGGTTTGAGTCCTGTACTCAATCACTGTCTTGCCCCACTCTCCATttgatttctgagcaaagagaaagagagttaaATCAGTGGAAGTATTTTCCAAATCGTCATATCTTGGCACCCTGTGAAGACTTACTGAGCAGCCGTCCTCGATGACGGTGTATCGGAGGCGGTTGTTGCTTTGTGCCCTCAGCTCCTGGCCGTTGGATCCTCTGAGGACCAGGGCTTTCTTCAGGTTGTTGTTCTTCTCGTCTCTGTAAGCCACGCTGTTCCTGCAGTGGTAGGTGATGTTCTGGTGCGCCTCTTTGGacaaaagctgcagcagcttcagctgaaCTGCCACTGCATTCGGCTGGTCTTCCTTACTCCCATAGTGGAACTGAAATTAGATGTCAAATTGAAACACAATGACATCTGGAATATGCTGAATTTCAAAGCTTTCCAGGCTTCTAGATACTCTTTTTATTATTCCCCACAAATGCATCATGtacaacattttaaagtttgcCTCTTGATTTCTTACACTAGTTCCACTGTTCATGTTTGCTCCGAACCAGACAGGTTTGTTGGTGCTGGGAGTGGATTTGGTCCACCAGGCTTTTCTAGGAACATTGGCAGGACTGGCAGAGATGCAGGTTTCACCACTTTCCATATTGCAGAAGACCTTGATGGCATCCTTTGTGCTTCCCTGATTTGGATCGATCCAGTACTCACCTACATGAAAGATGCATGTAAAATGACCGGGAGGACTTGTATTTCATGTGTCTTAAAAGAACTGaaagaggtggaaaaagagaggaaaaacaggaccCTCACCACTCTTTTTCTGAGGGTAGCACTGCTTGATATCCTGGCAGGTTTTTGCGGGGTTCATCTTGCTGCCATCAGGACTGCGGAGGTTTTGCAGATGTCCTCTGAGTGTCTTGAGTGTGGCGTGGACTCCAGTGTCTGCACGCAGGATGGCGTCATTCTTATTGGGAAGAGCTTCGTCTTTGTTCATctctggaggtggaggaggatcAGCAGCCACGCCATCATCAACAAACTCCACAGTTTCTGGCACATCGCCGTTCCCATAATCATACGAGGGAACAAAGAGCTCTTCTACAGCTGCGCTGGGAGGTCCTGGGGGTCCTGGAGGGCCAGGCGGGCCCGGTTCACCTTGTGGACCctgacaaagaaaagataaaaatgaaaccacCATTTTGATCAAGTTATATTGACAACTAGATGTGTGATTGGGATGAAATTCCACTTTGACACTTTGTAAATATTGATCTCTTGTCTGGCACCCGATCAAGCCCAAACTTCACTTGAAGAAGAGAAAGGTGGGAATTTTTTACTTGAATGACTTTTCTTGAGCACCATTGTCAAAACAACCTTTCTTACAGCAGCAAAATCATTATCTCCTATCAGTATGGTGTTCTATTTAGCCAAacttttaagttttgttttttttttttaaaaaaaaaagaagtctttTGAAAACATTGAGTGGCTGCATTGTGCTTTGACCCAACCTTTAAGAGGTTAGGCAATTTAgacaaaacacagtgtgatgtTTGCTCAAAGCAGGGTCaataaaaagcacattaaattaaaaaataaaaaaggaaaagtgtgaTCTTGTGTCACCTGTTCTCCAAGATCCCCACTGGATCCTCTGCTTCCCGGAGCACCCATTGCTCCAGGCTGACCGatgtttccttcctttcctgGAGGACCCAGCACTCCTGGTGGACCCTGTGGGGTGAAACAAAGATAACTGATGTTTACACAGTACATTGATCCTTAACTCAGCTGCAGGGTCCTATTACACACTTACCCTCGGTCCAGCTGGTCCAACGATACCAATAGCTCCTGGCTCCCCTGTGGCACCCTGGAACAAAAGAAAGGATGACATTTGATGGTCTGGTACCTTCAGTGTTGCTATGTCCACCCACAGTTTACACCAATTCTTTAACATCAGAAATGTCTGAAGCAGCTAAAGAAGCTTCAAGTATTTGATGTTGTCTGAGTGATGAAAAACTTTGCTCACAGTTGTTCCTGGCAAACCGTGGAGTCCCGTGAAACCTCTGTGTCCTTTCTGACCCCTCTCTCCTGGATCTCCAGCTGCTCCTTTCTCTCCCTGAGGCCCTTGAGGGCCCTGAATTTAAACACAGGGTGACAATTCATCACACGTCATCAGATTTTGTACTGAGAACAGGCACTGACGTATtctgttaaatttaaattgttgtttttgagtGACAGCATGGTGATAAGTTGTTATCTTGTGCTTACCACTTTCCCTCGTACTCCATGTTCTCCTGGAGGTCCAGCGGGGCCTCGGCCACCCTAAACTCAAAACAATTAAAGAGATGTGACAAAGAGCAGACTTTGTAATTCTGACGTGAGATTGACAGTGTAGCACATTAAATTATCTGCATTTCTGTTAGTGAAACTCACgttctctcccttttctccaGGACTGCCTGTCAGTCCCACAGAACCCTCAGTTCCTGGAGAGCCTGGACCACCTGCCAAACCCTCTGGACCAGGATTACCCCTGTCtccctggaaacacacacaggtaattAGCGCACGGCACATCCAGTTCActaaaaagcacacacacactctatgtATTTGACCTTACCCGTTGTCCTAAGAGGCCGTCCTTACCAGGAGGCCCCTCTGCCCCAGCGACACCCTGAatgaacacagacaaagacGTGATACACTTCCAACATGGAGATGTGAAAGAATATCCTGCAATGATATTCACTGTTTCGGAGAAGTAGCGAACTTCAAGCTGTGTAATGAGTGAGATGGGTGGGACGAACCTCAGGGCCGGCCTCTCCTCTTGGTCCGGTGGCTCCTGGTAAACCGACTCCACCAGCAGGCCCTGGGCCGCCCCGAGGACCAGGAGTTCCAGCTTTTCCCGGTGGAccctgggggaaaaaaaagaaaaagatccaAAGTTTAAAGAATTATTCAGccacatttaaatatattaatgaAGAGTGAGGAGCAAACAGTGTGGAAAGAGCACATACAGCAGGTCCTGGCAGTCCCAGCatgcctctctctcctctgagtCCAGGCTGACCCACGATGCCTCGCTGTCCTGTGGTGCCAGGAGGTCCTGGAGGTCCGTCAGGCCCCTAACAGGGAAACAGACGAGCAAATGAAACATCTCAGGATTTACAGCTGCTGGAGATCAGCTCAGCCTCTGAACTGAAAGACAAATGCTTCAGTTAAAGTCTCCCTGCATCATACCGGTGGACCGTCCTCTCCGGAGTCTCCCTTCTCCCCAGCACTGCCTGGCGGTCCTGGAGGTCCCCGCTCTCCTTGCTGTCCCAAAGCTCCATTCTCTCCTCGAATTCCAGCAGGGCCCTGCTTTCCCGGAGCGCCGATTGGTCCGTCTGCCCCAACAGcaccctgaaacacacacaacatcttCCCTCAGTACAAATCACAGAGTTGgacttttaaatgatttaaacaaTAGAAATACAGCTAGAAAGTTTCAACCAAAGCCtatcaaatgaaacagaaaagtttaAAGTTGACAATTTAGAAAGTAACAGGACATCACACAGGATATCCATATTTAAATTCCTTCTGTTAAGTGTCCACCtaaataaatagaaagaaaataaattaaattaaaatttaaattttgtattttaaccCATCAACTCACAAGAGAGCCGGGTGGTCCAACTCCTCCAGGCAAGCCAGGGAAACCAGGAGCGCCctgtaataataatcataatgataGATATGATAATAGTGCTTGTATATTTGATGTAGTGCTTGTAAGTAAGTGTAACATATCAAATTAAGTTATAAGGAAAagaaactgacacaaattataGTCAAACTCACCGCCTGACCCTGCGTTCCTCTGCCGCCTTTCAGTCCAGTCACACCAGCAGGTCCCTGGAAACGATGGCGATGTTCATTTCACAAACTATGGCAAAAAATGTTCGCTGACTTTTTCAGAGTGTTTAGTCCATCAAATTTCTGTTTGCAGAAACGACGCCGAAGCTTCCAACCAATATTTATTTGGATTATTCACTCACTCCTGGATAAACACCTTGTGCAGTTTCATTAGACACAACTTGATTTGTCCCTTCATGTTTTCGGGTGTGTACCTGTTCTCCTGGTTTCCCAGCCATCCCCTGTGGTCCAGgtgctcctccttctcccttcaGGCCTGGCTCACCTGTTTCACCTTTGGTCCCAGGCTGACCATCAGGaccctgggaaaaaaaagaaaattagtctGATTTTAAATCAGCCTTTACTGGTTTAGTTGCTAGTATATTCTGAATTCAGCTGCCAGGCTTCAGTTGTTCTCAGTGGCCACTTACAGAAGGTCCAGGGAAGCCAACAGGACCAGTTGGACCGGGCTCACCAGTAGAACCCTGTTAATATGATCACGCAAAAGTACACACTTTGTCAAGAACAAATGGAAGTACAgccattcaaaaataaaaccaaatgatGACTCAATTTAAAGTCAgctgggaaaataaaatgttctacTGACTGGAACTCCTCTTGTGCCTCGGCGTCCTGCGGGTCCTGGTGGGCCGGTTTCACCCTGAAATAAAGGAACAGTCAAGTCGTGAAAGCTGTCAAAACGTCTTATATGAACATGTGATTTAAAACTGGATCGATTGAGATTTTTAAAGAGTTAGCTTGGAGTTCATGGTCATACCTCATACTGAAAGGTCATTGAAATTGGAATTCAAAAGTGGATTTATTTACAAAGCAGCCATTTGAATTGAAAAACAAAGATTAGCCTGCTGTTTTGCACcaaaatattacaatatattTAATCTGGACTCTCTTAATTATGCATTCACGACAGAATTTCAGGGTTAGTCAGTATTAATATGCTGCTGTTAGTATAagtttttataaatgtttttttataaaGTGAACATAtacaactgtgtgtttttgtacacagttgtaaaaaaaaatctgtatcaTTTAATTTATAGTGTTTTGACAGAAACTTGACCAGTTAGTAGCAAATTGTATTGGATATTACATGCCACAATTTGTGCTTTTTAACTCACCTTCTCTCCGTTGGGTCCACTGGAACCAACAGGTCCAACAGGACCAGGAAGCCccttttaattaaattaaaaaaacacattagaaTATCATATTAGACTGAAGAAACCTCAACTGTAAGTTTGTCACTGTTGGGATAACACCAAATATGTTTTCAATTCTTTTGCAACGACGTCTGGCTTCTTCCACTGACAAATCTGCGGTTTTGTTGAAGTCCAGATCGTCATGTTGAGACGACTCACCCGTGCACCATCGGCTCCTGCTTTACCCTCGGGTCCTTTCTCTCCAACAGACCCCTGTCAGAAGAATCAGCCTTATCAGGGTTCAACTTCCTTTAACAAGCTGCTGGATTCCTTTCAAACTCACAAAAAGCGCCTCCTCTGTTAGTGATCTCCTACATTTCCTAGAATTACTTTTGACAACCCCACAAAGAACTTGATGGATCAAACACATACGAACAGTGAAATTGTGACATCAATGGCAAACATTTTGTTCTATGATGGTGATGTTAATGAAGACATTTGTGTCTTTCTTCAAACTATCTAATCATCTGTCTGTAACTCACTGCATCTCCCTTTGGGCCTGAGGGCCCTGGTATGCCTCTCTCTCCTGGCATTCCCTGAAGTCCTGGACCTCCTGGCTCTCCACCAGCACCAGCTGGACCGGCGTTACCCTAAAATGTATGGAACAgtaccacagacacacagtaaaGCTTCGAGTAAACAAGGTTTACCTGCAGCAAATCAAAAATATTCTGTCGGATTTTGGTTCTTCAAGTCTCAACGTACCTTTGGCCCATCTGGCCCTGGTCCACCTGGGCTCCCTTTAGGTCCTGGCAGCCCATTAGGTCCAATTTCACCCCTTTCTCCAGGAGGACCTCTTTCTCCCTGCAAGAAAAAACAAGGTTTCCAACAGGCTTATAATTCCTTACTGTACTAAATAATGGAATTTACATACTTGTGACTGACAGAAGATAAAATCATTTGGATGTGGAAAGCTGAAGCTACACCTtttcaaacagaacaaatgGACTCACCCTTGGACCTATAGCTCCGATGGCTCCTGCCTCTCCAGCAAGaccctggaaaaaaaacaaaaaacaaacaccgCTTAAAATAACATGATAAGAAATACTTTATATGTATAAAGCAtcataacaaataacaacattttttaataacattttttgtgtcattttggcATACCTCATCACCTGGTTTTCCTGGCTCTCCAGGTGCACCTGGCAGTCCAGGCAAACCCTAAAAATAGCgacacatttataaaaaatacatattatttttatattaattaaatacatatttttaattttaacaagaGTATAGTTCAGTTATAATCAATATCAAGTAACAATCGGTAATAAAACTCTCTTTGCAACgtttcttttttcataattATGGGATTCAGCGTACCTGGAAACCATTCACTCCCTGTGgtccctgctctcctctctttcctgcaATACCCTGAAGAAACGCAGACACAACGTGATCAAACATAATGTTGTCAAaccacatgatgatgatgactatggtgatgatgatgatgatgatgatgcttaCAGGTGGGCCAGCTGGACCGGCAGCACCTTGCTCTCCGTCTTTTCCATTTGGCCCCTACAGAGGACAGATACAGTCTCTATCACTGTATCAAGTACTGATATATGTTTGATTTAGTGTAAaatgaacagtgaaaataaCTTGCCCTTTGACCTGGAGCTCCGGGACTGCcagcctctcctgtctttccagCATCACCctaaaaatcaacacaaacacagaatctGTTTTTTGCTGTCATTCTGTGGCTTCTTTGTTTTCCATATTCCTCCTTGATGTTTTGTGAAATCATTAATTCTGTCTTCAGAATTAGAATTTTTAAAAGTTCTGCTCATACTGACAGCGAAGCCTTTTGGTCCCGGCAGGCCCATCGGTCCAGGTGTGCCTCGGTTTCCAGTAGACCCAGCTGGGCCTGGTTTGCCATCCTCTCCTGCTGAGCCCTGGGAAgaccaaaaagcaaaatatgacCATCTGCCttcaaccatccatccatccatccattcattttcttccGCTTTATTCATGACCGGGTTGCGGGGGCACCTCCCCATCTGAAACAGATGCCccagccacctcaactggctcctctcaatgtggaggagcagcggctctactccgagctcctcccaggtgacagagctcctcaccctgcGGTGGAAGCTCATTTCGGCCACTTGAGATCTCGTTCTGTCGGTCAcgacccaaagttcatgaccataggtgaagGTAGATTGACTGGCAAATCGAGATCCTCGCTTTTCGGCTCAGTTCCTTCTTCACCATGACAGACTGATACATtgaccgcattactgctgtcgctgcaccaatctgtctgtcaatctcacgcttccatcttccctcacttgtgaacaagaccccaagatacttgaactcctccacttgaggcaggagtTCTCCTCCGACCTAGAgggggcagaccacctttttccgggTATTCCCGGTTGCCTTAAATCACTCCCTCTGTAATCTAGTTTGTGGGGAAAGAATGATTGAAAACTTTGAAAACTTTCACATACCATAGGTCCTGGCTTTCCCTCTGCTCCCTGGGCGCCAATAAGTCCTGTCAGACCCTgagaaataagacaaaaaaaagatgtaagCAAGTTGTAACATTAAAAATTTCTAGGTGAGCCCAGTGTTTTCTGCTTGTCCTTACAAACAGGAAGTTCTTTACTGTATCATGACTCAACACAAGCTGAGAAAAATATTAGCATATAAACCCTGTGAAATGTTGCATT
It encodes the following:
- the LOC124055540 gene encoding collagen alpha-2(V) chain-like isoform X2, giving the protein MDLSWRSRITICLVITLAQVMAVTCQEDAKKDTCTDNGKVYNNNDMWNPEPCRICVCDKGAAVCEDVVCEDLGDCQKTVTPEGECCPVCLTPASTSTPNTDPSAAADEKKGESCTVDETVYQHNDIWKPEPCRVCVCDNGVSICDEVQCELLPNCEKAVTPEGECCPVCDSFASASRMIEIMGFKGQKGEPGDIPYVVGLPGRAGPQGPPGAQGHTGPRGFKGRRGFQGPPGFDGEPGVPGNPGESGPPGHPAHPGGNLVSQMASGFNEKSSLAGMVSGTRGEPGPRGLPGPSGASGPTGGQGIPGEAGDPGPMGEPGNRGPEGPPGKAGPDGDSGPAGATGEPGFPGSAGARGFPGLPGLPGLKGQKGHVGPIGSRGEHGAAGSKGASGTPGVMGAPGPQGPAGQQGERGRAGPTGPVGKRGAAGHVGKPGPLGPIGIPGVPGFPGSPGMKGEPGPTGVRGSPGQQGPRGDAGRVGPPGVTGTQGAEGADGALGARGQSGLAGVMGPPGLVGPPGPPGPQGTTGAQGPKGQVGDVGLPGFKGEAGLKGERGDHGAPGPLGPMGEDGKRGPRGDAGSIGPPGPSGETGAPGNRGFPGADGLPGQKGAQGERGLAGTTGAKGLPGDLGRNGEPGLTGARGLTGLIGAQGAEGKPGPMGSAGEDGKPGPAGSTGNRGTPGPMGLPGPKGFAGDAGKTGEAGSPGAPGQRGPNGKDGEQGAAGPAGPPGIAGKRGEQGPQGVNGFQGLPGLPGAPGEPGKPGDEGLAGEAGAIGAIGPRGERGPPGERGEIGPNGLPGPKGSPGGPGPDGPKGNAGPAGAGGEPGGPGLQGMPGERGIPGPSGPKGDAGSVGEKGPEGKAGADGARGLPGPVGPVGSSGPNGEKGETGPPGPAGRRGTRGVPGSTGEPGPTGPVGFPGPSGPDGQPGTKGETGEPGLKGEGGAPGPQGMAGKPGEQGPAGVTGLKGGRGTQGQAGAPGFPGLPGGVGPPGSLGAVGADGPIGAPGKQGPAGIRGENGALGQQGERGPPGPPGSAGEKGDSGEDGPPGPDGPPGPPGTTGQRGIVGQPGLRGERGMLGLPGPAGPPGKAGTPGPRGGPGPAGGVGLPGATGPRGEAGPEGVAGAEGPPGKDGLLGQRGDRGNPGPEGLAGGPGSPGTEGSVGLTGSPGEKGENGGRGPAGPPGEHGVRGKVGPQGPQGEKGAAGDPGERGQKGHRGFTGLHGLPGTTGATGEPGAIGIVGPAGPRGPPGVLGPPGKEGNIGQPGAMGAPGSRGSSGDLGEQGPQGEPGPPGPPGPPGPPSAAVEELFVPSYDYGNGDVPETVEFVDDGVAADPPPPPEMNKDEALPNKNDAILRADTGVHATLKTLRGHLQNLRSPDGSKMNPAKTCQDIKQCYPQKKSGEYWIDPNQGSTKDAIKVFCNMESGETCISASPANVPRKAWWTKSTPSTNKPVWFGANMNSGTSFHYGSKEDQPNAVAVQLKLLQLLSKEAHQNITYHCRNSVAYRDEKNNNLKKALVLRGSNGQELRAQSNNRLRYTVIEDGCSKSNGEWGKTVIEYRTQTSARLPVVDLAPMDIGKANQEFGLDIGPVCFS
- the LOC124055540 gene encoding collagen alpha-2(V) chain-like isoform X1, with amino-acid sequence MDLSWRSRITICLVITLAQVMAVTCQEDAKKDSCAQDGKVYSNNQIWNPEPCRVCICDMGTVVCEDVVCEDIGDCRTTEIPEGECCPVCSSKTDTCTDNGKVYNNNDMWNPEPCRICVCDKGAAVCEDVVCEDLGDCQKTVTPEGECCPVCLTPASTSTPNTDPSAAADEKKGESCTVDETVYQHNDIWKPEPCRVCVCDNGVSICDEVQCELLPNCEKAVTPEGECCPVCDSFASASRMIEIMGFKGQKGEPGDIPYVVGLPGRAGPQGPPGAQGHTGPRGFKGRRGFQGPPGFDGEPGVPGNPGESGPPGHPAHPGGNLVSQMASGFNEKSSLAGMVSGTRGEPGPRGLPGPSGASGPTGGQGIPGEAGDPGPMGEPGNRGPEGPPGKAGPDGDSGPAGATGEPGFPGSAGARGFPGLPGLPGLKGQKGHVGPIGSRGEHGAAGSKGASGTPGVMGAPGPQGPAGQQGERGRAGPTGPVGKRGAAGHVGKPGPLGPIGIPGVPGFPGSPGMKGEPGPTGVRGSPGQQGPRGDAGRVGPPGVTGTQGAEGADGALGARGQSGLAGVMGPPGLVGPPGPPGPQGTTGAQGPKGQVGDVGLPGFKGEAGLKGERGDHGAPGPLGPMGEDGKRGPRGDAGSIGPPGPSGETGAPGNRGFPGADGLPGQKGAQGERGLAGTTGAKGLPGDLGRNGEPGLTGARGLTGLIGAQGAEGKPGPMGSAGEDGKPGPAGSTGNRGTPGPMGLPGPKGFAGDAGKTGEAGSPGAPGQRGPNGKDGEQGAAGPAGPPGIAGKRGEQGPQGVNGFQGLPGLPGAPGEPGKPGDEGLAGEAGAIGAIGPRGERGPPGERGEIGPNGLPGPKGSPGGPGPDGPKGNAGPAGAGGEPGGPGLQGMPGERGIPGPSGPKGDAGSVGEKGPEGKAGADGARGLPGPVGPVGSSGPNGEKGETGPPGPAGRRGTRGVPGSTGEPGPTGPVGFPGPSGPDGQPGTKGETGEPGLKGEGGAPGPQGMAGKPGEQGPAGVTGLKGGRGTQGQAGAPGFPGLPGGVGPPGSLGAVGADGPIGAPGKQGPAGIRGENGALGQQGERGPPGPPGSAGEKGDSGEDGPPGPDGPPGPPGTTGQRGIVGQPGLRGERGMLGLPGPAGPPGKAGTPGPRGGPGPAGGVGLPGATGPRGEAGPEGVAGAEGPPGKDGLLGQRGDRGNPGPEGLAGGPGSPGTEGSVGLTGSPGEKGENGGRGPAGPPGEHGVRGKVGPQGPQGEKGAAGDPGERGQKGHRGFTGLHGLPGTTGATGEPGAIGIVGPAGPRGPPGVLGPPGKEGNIGQPGAMGAPGSRGSSGDLGEQGPQGEPGPPGPPGPPGPPSAAVEELFVPSYDYGNGDVPETVEFVDDGVAADPPPPPEMNKDEALPNKNDAILRADTGVHATLKTLRGHLQNLRSPDGSKMNPAKTCQDIKQCYPQKKSGEYWIDPNQGSTKDAIKVFCNMESGETCISASPANVPRKAWWTKSTPSTNKPVWFGANMNSGTSFHYGSKEDQPNAVAVQLKLLQLLSKEAHQNITYHCRNSVAYRDEKNNNLKKALVLRGSNGQELRAQSNNRLRYTVIEDGCSKSNGEWGKTVIEYRTQTSARLPVVDLAPMDIGKANQEFGLDIGPVCFS